In Reichenbachiella agarivorans, one genomic interval encodes:
- a CDS encoding sulfatase-like hydrolase/transferase, translating to MKKLRFQCGILILFLGVGLVFGGCREEVKKRPNFLFVLVDDQSPFDLKQYDPNSILETPTIDRLAASGMVFESARHMGSMNGAVCTPSRHMIMTGRSLWHLPPSAAFQNQTEFHPLDTMTLPAIFNRAGYKTMRTCKQGNSYPGANRQFAVVKDATKRGGTEESGSAWHAKQVLEYLGEREFSKEENPFFIYFGFSHPHDTRNGTPELLTKYGATNHKDTTSLPLLNERQPPLQDNYLSEHPFFHGHPELRDEERVSGVWKRRDEQTVRNELGREYACSENIDIQLNRVLQKLEAMGELDNTYIVYTSDHGMSIGRHGLMGKQNLYEHTWKVPFVIAGPGIKAGQRVEGNIYLYDVLPTLCELAGIQIPETVQGTSFKSVLMGEKNTIRDVQYGVYCGGTKPGMRTVRKGDWKLIKYDVMDGAVRETQLFNLAENPNEYLAQHNKTGEMETNLASNPKYADKLREMEALLLQEMITHNDPYKLWNQ from the coding sequence ATGAAGAAATTGAGATTTCAATGTGGCATACTCATTTTGTTCCTAGGAGTTGGATTGGTTTTCGGAGGGTGCAGGGAGGAAGTGAAGAAGCGACCTAATTTTCTATTTGTATTGGTAGATGATCAGTCACCTTTTGATCTGAAACAATATGACCCCAACTCCATCTTGGAGACTCCCACCATCGATCGATTGGCCGCTAGTGGGATGGTTTTCGAAAGTGCCAGACACATGGGGTCTATGAATGGTGCAGTCTGTACACCATCCAGACACATGATCATGACAGGTCGCAGTTTGTGGCATTTGCCTCCGAGTGCAGCGTTTCAAAACCAAACCGAATTTCATCCCCTAGATACCATGACGCTTCCTGCTATTTTTAATCGCGCAGGTTACAAGACCATGCGCACATGTAAGCAGGGCAATTCATATCCAGGAGCCAACAGGCAATTCGCTGTTGTAAAAGACGCTACCAAACGTGGAGGTACAGAAGAGTCTGGAAGTGCCTGGCATGCCAAGCAAGTGTTGGAGTACCTCGGAGAGAGAGAATTCAGCAAAGAAGAAAATCCATTTTTTATCTATTTCGGTTTTTCTCATCCCCATGACACACGCAACGGTACACCTGAACTTCTGACCAAGTATGGAGCAACGAACCATAAAGACACCACGAGTTTGCCATTGTTGAATGAGCGTCAGCCACCACTACAGGACAATTACCTGAGTGAGCATCCATTTTTTCATGGTCATCCTGAGCTCAGAGACGAAGAGCGGGTAAGTGGAGTATGGAAAAGAAGAGACGAGCAGACTGTCCGCAATGAGCTAGGGAGAGAATACGCCTGTTCCGAAAATATAGACATTCAGTTGAATCGAGTCTTGCAAAAACTCGAAGCAATGGGGGAATTGGACAATACCTACATTGTGTACACTTCGGATCATGGGATGTCTATTGGTCGTCATGGATTGATGGGGAAACAAAATCTCTATGAACACACTTGGAAGGTACCATTTGTCATAGCTGGACCTGGGATCAAAGCGGGTCAGAGAGTAGAAGGCAACATCTACCTCTATGATGTCCTGCCTACCCTCTGTGAGTTGGCAGGAATCCAAATTCCTGAGACAGTACAGGGCACTAGTTTTAAATCCGTGTTGATGGGAGAGAAAAACACCATCCGCGACGTGCAATATGGGGTGTACTGTGGTGGTACCAAGCCAGGCATGCGTACCGTTCGCAAGGGGGATTGGAAGTTGATCAAATATGATGTAATGGATGGGGCAGTCAGAGAAACGCAGCTTTTTAATCTTGCCGAAAACCCAAATGAATACCTGGCTCAGCACAATAAAACAGGTGAGATGGAAACCAATCTCGCCTCTAATCCAAAATATGCCGACAAATTGAGAGAAATGGAAGCATTGCTCTTGCAAGAAATGATCACTCACAATGACCCATACAAACTATGGAATCAATAA
- a CDS encoding glycosyl hydrolase family 28 protein — translation MKINLKNLSYPLQCFGAGVLVASTLFLASCVQHTPASQTVRVYPAPEGVELSQAFTVQVENNAVPVYKTKIPPNGPIPRLNHSRSEFGFASFASFDINGKAEIKVTYPTKVNTIKVLPTSYDIVPTIDGNDISFSVEQLGHLTLEVNGDWHESLHIFVNPFEENIPDPNDPNVVYFGPGIHDVTHLAVGDGTTVYLAGGAYLRCGVDPDLEHLDKIIGQNQTPPTFLLEGKNITVRGRGIIDQSAIPKSKRRYTIFAQHAENLKIEGVTICDPSHWTVPIQASDHIHVDNIKIIGWRGNSDGVDISNSRDVLVENCFMRTLDDAVVIKSFDGKGEVKNVHTRKCVVWNELAHAFSIGAEIHEDVSEVLFEDCDVIHDVGRETALRVYHCDDALISDVTFQDIRVEEARRLISCWIGKTRWTESEERGNVRNVTFKNITATSAPIDTTLTGFQDGTDWKTYIIRDHASMQLTGFDDTHTVENVIFDDVILDGKKVVSEQVKTNEFVKDVHFK, via the coding sequence ATGAAGATAAACCTAAAAAATCTAAGTTACCCGCTTCAATGTTTTGGAGCAGGTGTGTTAGTGGCTAGTACATTGTTTTTGGCCTCCTGCGTTCAGCATACGCCAGCCAGTCAAACCGTCAGAGTCTATCCTGCTCCTGAGGGTGTTGAACTCTCACAAGCATTTACAGTGCAAGTGGAAAACAACGCAGTGCCTGTTTATAAAACAAAAATCCCACCGAATGGACCGATTCCTCGACTCAATCATTCTCGTAGCGAGTTTGGTTTTGCCTCTTTTGCTTCATTTGATATTAATGGAAAGGCAGAGATAAAGGTGACTTATCCTACCAAAGTAAACACCATAAAGGTGTTGCCCACCTCATATGACATAGTCCCCACAATAGATGGAAATGACATCTCATTTAGTGTGGAGCAGCTAGGCCACTTGACCCTAGAGGTCAATGGAGATTGGCATGAGTCATTGCACATCTTTGTCAATCCTTTTGAAGAAAATATTCCTGATCCAAATGATCCCAATGTAGTGTACTTTGGACCAGGTATCCACGATGTGACCCACCTTGCTGTGGGTGATGGGACGACAGTGTATCTAGCGGGTGGAGCCTATCTGCGATGTGGGGTAGATCCTGACCTAGAGCACCTAGACAAAATCATCGGACAGAATCAGACACCTCCAACCTTCTTGCTAGAAGGGAAGAACATTACAGTGAGAGGGAGAGGAATTATCGACCAGTCTGCGATTCCAAAATCAAAAAGAAGATATACCATCTTTGCCCAACATGCTGAGAATCTAAAAATAGAAGGGGTTACTATTTGTGACCCTAGTCACTGGACAGTGCCTATACAGGCCTCTGATCATATCCATGTCGACAACATTAAGATCATTGGGTGGCGAGGCAATTCAGATGGCGTAGATATCTCCAACAGCCGTGATGTATTGGTAGAAAACTGCTTTATGCGCACATTGGATGATGCCGTAGTGATTAAATCATTTGATGGGAAAGGAGAAGTAAAGAATGTTCATACACGCAAATGTGTGGTTTGGAACGAACTGGCTCATGCCTTCAGCATTGGAGCAGAGATACATGAGGATGTGAGCGAAGTACTATTCGAGGACTGTGATGTGATACATGACGTAGGTCGAGAAACAGCACTACGAGTCTACCATTGTGATGATGCGCTCATTAGCGATGTTACTTTTCAAGACATTAGAGTTGAGGAAGCCCGAAGACTCATTTCATGCTGGATAGGAAAGACACGGTGGACCGAATCCGAAGAGCGTGGAAACGTGCGGAATGTGACATTTAAAAACATCACGGCTACTTCAGCACCTATTGATACTACCCTGACTGGATTTCAGGATGGCACTGATTGGAAAACCTATATCATTAGAGACCATGCCAGCATGCAGTTGACAGGTTTTGACGACACTCATACAGTCGAAAATGTAATTTTTGATGACGTGATTTTGGATGGGAAGAAAGTGGTATCGGAGCAGGTGAAGACAAATGAATTTGTAAAAGATGTCCACTTTAAGTGA